The stretch of DNA tatgaaatcaaagaaaaaaaaagagaaagttaaatttgatgatgaaatCGGTGCGAATAATCGACAAGGAAGTACTAATGATATTGGTAGTGTTGAAGTTCAAGTAAGTAGTGGTAATAATAGTATTAGTAATAGTACTAATCAAGTGAAAAAAGATATGAATGTAGTGAAAAAAACACCATCTGGTAGTAGAAGACATTCATCTCATGGTAGTAAAGGAGGGATTGGTGAGCTTATAATGATGAATGATgataagggtgtgtttggtttacCTGATTTAATGAAAGCTTCTGCAGAAGTGCTTGGAAATGGAGGGTTTGGATCATCTTATAAAGCTGTTTTGTCTAATGGTATGGCTGTGGTTGTGAAAAGAACTAGAGAGTTGAATGGTTTAGGAAAAGATGGTTTTGAAGCTGAGATGAAAAGACTTGGAAGGGTTAAACATTGGAATGTTTTGACTCCTTTGGCTTATCATTATAGAAAGGATGAGAAATTAGTGATTTCTGAGTATGTTCCTAAAGGAAGTCTTCTCTATTTGCTGCATGGTAAATTTTCATCATAAGcatcaattatttattattattaaggctaaattgcattttgtccccctaactttcacaaacttatgattttggccccttaactttagcccattttgcaaaaggatgacccccactgattttgaccaagtcaacgcacaTGTGGCAAGTGACTCACATGCCCACACCAAACATGACTTGCCACATCTGCTGACGTGAcatgtgagtcattgtccaTGTGGCAAGACATGCTGACGTGACATGTGAGTCACTTGCCACATAtgtgcgttgacttggtcaggggatgaaaatcgcaagtttgtgaaagttagaggGCCAAAAGtgttattatgaaagttaaggtgccaaaatcgcaagtttgtgaaaattaggGTGCTAAAAGTGTAATTAATGAAAATGACACTAATGACCGTTGTATAATTGTTTCTGAGAGAATTTGAACTCTATCCTTTAAAACAACAAAGAGTCTTTGTTTTAGAatacattttctattttcatttttaaaatgaatatgaAAATTTAAAGCAGGTAGCATGTTTTCAAACCAAACATGCCTCAAGTAAGACATGATTCTTGTGAGTTGATGATAAAAGACAAGTCACAAGACTTTAGGGTTAACTTAAATtgcttatttgagtttatctgcTGACAAAAACACTTGTGAGATTGTTAGAGAGGGCTTATAAAATGATATgtctataagttattttcagcttcttttcataagctctccgaAATAGCTTATTAAAACAGCTTAtatcttatatgaaaacaatttcactttgttttatcttttgatACCAAAATAACCTATACATATATGATAAAAACTTCTACTATAAGCACTTATGTTAATATTGTACTCCTAATTGCAGGTGATAGAGGACCATCACATGCAGAACTAGATTGGAACACACGTTTAAAGATTGTACAAGGAATTGCAAAAGGAATGCATTATCTTCACACAGAACTTGCTTCTTCTGATCTACCACATGGAAACTTAAAATCAAGCAATATTCTACTTGGACCAGATTATGAACCATTTCTCATGGACTTTGGTTTCATCAATCTAGTTCCCCCTTCAAGTTATGCACAAACATTATTTGGTTATAAAGCTCCAGAAGcattaaaaaacaacaaagttTCACCTCGTTGCGACGTATACTGTCTCGGAGTAGTCATACTCGAAATACTAACCGGAAAATTTCCATCTCAGTATCTTAACACCGGTAAAGGCGGAACCGATATAGTACAATGGGTAGCATCAGCAATTTCTGAAGGAAGAGAAGTTGAATTACTTGATCCTGAAATTTCaagtaataaaaaatcattaagTGAAATGCAGAACCTTCTTCATATCGGTGCGGCTTGTTCCGAAAGTAATCCTCAAAAGAGATTAGACATGTTTGAAGCAATTAGAAGAATAGAAGGTATTAAAACAAAAGGTGTACATTTTCAAGAACAAGTTCAAGAATCAAGAACAATAGAAGTTTTACCATCTCTTAGAGATGGTTTTGCAGATTCTTCTCAAGCATATGATAATCAAGGACATTTTGGTGATGAATCAAGAAGAAGACATGGAACAAGTAGTGTTGGAAATAAGGATAATATTGAATTTGGTGTAGCATAAGTTATGTTAGATAAAAATTATGTTAGATTTTCTATCTAGTGGAAAATTGTAATATATGTACATTGTACAGGTAAGTTTAGGGGTATCTTAATTATAGGACAAAGATTTGTAGATGTTTTAGAATTTTCTTATGCTGTGttctttttttagttattttgtgtaaatttttttagtcACTGATATAGAATATCTCAATGATATTTACTAAGTTTCTTTGGTTGCATTGCATCACCTTAAAAACATACAATTCTTATCCCAACATTATATAGAAATACTAATGAAAGTTTGTCCCGTAAAGTAGTTCAGTTGGTAGCTATCCGGAGACATTATTGAAGGGTCGAGATTTGAACTCCGAATTTCCTACTTCTTCACATTTATAGTATGTGAGTCGTTACTGAACTAttgaactaaaaaataaaaagaaatactaACAGAAGATCAAAATCAACTTACCAAATCATACCAGGTAGTAAGGCAGGAATAAATGCATTTAgtgttgaaaataaaaaacaaaaaggttATAAGGATATTGCTCCTTGTTTGTTACTTTTCACTTTTGATTTTCATAATTAGTGTCATAAAGCATGGACAAACACCGACGCGACACAAATACGTtaataccaataataatttaagaaaacaacatgatttaatataattatacgCGTTGGTGTCTGATACCGGTACACACATAATctcaaaaatgtatttttgagttttgatgcATTGTATGTATATTGAGGTAGCACTGGAGTTCTACATTGGTACGATTATAAGGTTGTTGGATGTATATACTTTCTCCGGCCGtaattaaaagtaaatattcattttttatatttattgaataattgatatatctgtcttatattaaaaataagatatatcagttattcaagAAATTCgcaaaaaaaacttttacttAAGGTCGGAAGGAGTACATATTTGTGTACATCCTTTAAACTAATTTTTGGCAGTTCCATCCTCTATTTCATATTCATAAAAAACTCGGTTGTATAATTTTGCACCTGCAACAAATTGGAAATTTGCAATAGACAGGCTTTTCAAAGTATTAGGGAGTTGCTATATGCACTCTCCATTTTTCTAATACACcctgttttttttcttccttcaaATAACATTCCTCAGGATGTTAGACATTAGTAAATAATGACTCGTCCttccgtttgatctgcaaaatataaatactggacagagcagtacaggacaatacaagataGAACAGCATAGGACAAACGTTTAAgatattgaacaaactttgtgttgcacgatgtttggtggacaaaaggttgttttggtattttagacaacttgtgctgaggacaaaaagttgtcccatGGTTCTGTGGaggacaagaatttcaatttttgtcatGTCCCTTGGCTGCCAATTTGTCCAGTAccagaaacaattttaaaatcaaacacaatacagcaaaagttgtcatgtccaatcctttttttttagcagatcaaacgcacaaTAAATGTGTgaaatattatcatttttatagtTCTTATTGTATTGTAGTAAATAATCATATTGCTCTGAGTATTAGTAATTTCAAGACTAAATGGACTAGTAAAAGAGAAGTTACCTATTAGCCAAATTATCAAGAAAGTTTATTTTGGCGCGCTACATGTTTCATCGCGTGTCtttctaatttctatttttatcctTCTGCTGTTTAAGTAGCGAACGtcataaaaatgagaaatttgacaCCCATGCAGTTCTCTACTTCTACTTAATTAGCGGATGTGCGAAATCTTGAAATTTTCAATAAAGATTTTACAATGTTCTTTACTGAAAATTTCAAGATTTCacacgtccgctacttaagtaaagAACTGCATGTGGtgtcaaatttctcatttttataatatctgCTACTTAAATAACAGAAGGATAGATTAAAAATTAGAAAGGTGCACGAAGGAAACATGTAGGGCGCCAAAACAAATTGAATCACACGAAGAGAATCTTATTAGCAATACAACACGTCCCAACAAACCAACATAAATGAAGACCATGATAAAGAGGAAGAATCTCAACATAAATGGAGTATATATAACATAAAGAGGGGACCAATACTACCATAGGAATAATGCACAAAGGAGCTCTCGTTATCCCTAAAGCCATTCAAACTCGAATCCAAATAAACATAACTATTTGGACTATATTTTCTCATTTGAGCATAAACTTTTATTCATCGAATACGTTCTGTGCACAactgtaaatattaatttttcgtGTTTTGTTGATTCAAATGGAAGGCAAGAGCTAATTTGGCGAGCTTAACTTTTTTAACTAGAAGCACAAGAGCTAATTTGGATAAGGGATATGCTTATTCAAAAAACATAATTACctaatcttttttgttttatcaaGACATAATGCCAAATCTTAAACTATCACTATACGTGCATACGTAGTAGAcctaaatatcaaattttaatagTTTCATTTGGAAATAACATAAAgaacatataataatttttttctctatgCTCCATCCAAGaggacaattttattttcttgtttgttttggGCTTTGATTGTTTGAATAGAAAAGGacaaaatttgataaaataatgttGGTTAAGTCAACCATATATGATGTTGTTAACAGCATACTCCAGCTGGATATTCATTGAAATGAATGATATGtctttaatttaattgaaaAGCTCAAACTCGTAGGTctctaaatatatatatcatccTCCTGGCATACAACAATAACCCACATTGCATATTTGGATATCTCTTATTATCTGTATTTCAaatcttttgtccattttttaGGTGCCATAACCAAATTAACAAATTCATATCATTGAACCTCGTGGATGCTAATCTGCCTCTCCTCTCCTCACATGACATCAGTCGGTATTCAAATCTCTTATAAATTGATAGTGCTAAAAAAGgcatttttgaattattatttttatataaaaactaGCACTAATTTCTTAATATCAGTTTTTTAAATCTATTCATCgtagaggggtggttttaggtcatttttggcctaaaatcactCCTCTACaccttttttccttttcttttcatataaataagtgatttgtcacatatattgttttttctttttgtttttcatgttgTCGTCTAAGTGCGGCGTTGTATTGGTCATCGCCTTGTGtgatattatttgatttttagtaTTGTTGTGGTGTTCGCTTATTACTATTGAAAAATCAACTTCAgtcaattgcagattcaatcaatgatttgggcatcaacgttgcagatccggaagcattGATATTCCggtgactttaattttatcgTATTATTTGTAGTAGGTAATTTGCCGttatatgctattaacttggatgctatgagtttgttcgcagattcatccttttacGTTTTTAGTGATGTTGAATACATATGATTGTATTTGATGTATTCTATCccatttgaatgaatgaatatcattttgtttttgccaaaaaaaaatcttgtcaAAAACTAAATATCAATTTTCTAAATACTCGAAGAATCTTTACTAGCAATTCTTTATTTTCTGGTCGGTAGACGAAACACTACCAAGAATCTCACGCATCTTTAAAGTTTCGAGTATGGTCATCTCAAAAGAAGATGTCGAGTTTGACAATATCAACATTTTAGCTGACTTTGAACTTATGGACGATTTGTTTATGTGAATTAAACACTATACTATTTGTTAATCGTATTCTTTagcaatatttattatttttattgtgcATTCGTACGGttgtttttttgaattttataatgcgataatttatgaatttttcactGCTATTTAGCAGTGACTGATATTCATTCGAGAACTTTTGACCATCTATTTAAGAGGTCAAAGTTCTTTATCGTCAACTcaaaattagtaaattagtaaatttgtaAAACTTCACAAGTTCATATAAGtttatgcactattcatataatgaaaaaataaggagagaattttttttttattatatgaatattacatatagaaagaaaaaaaaggagagacactttcaaaaataaaaaaaaaataaggagaGAAATCCACCTTTGcaaatattagttaattaataataattacgTGTCACTGATGACCTGTATTCTGCTTTTAATTTACTAGGACCAGCTAACAAGGTTTACTTCTAGAACTATTGTCTAAATTTcactcaaaatttaattaaaatatctaCCAATGATTTGATAGCATCACCACTCGTGCAACTCTAAATTCTcaacttatttattttgtctttttcttAGTTAAAAACAATTAGCTGTGTAGCAGAGCACCCCTTGCACCCATGCAGGCCCGGTTTTGGGCCTAGGCAACCAGGCCTCCAGCCCAGGGCCCCAAACTTTTAAGGGTCTCTTTTTTTTAGGCCCAACATTAAAGATATTGGTAATATATTATTTAGGAGACAAATAAACAGAATAGAGTCATTAGTATGGTGGTGCGTGCTTTGGTCTGTAAATTACAGTGTTTGGGGTCGTGAGTTCAACTCCTCCCAAGacagttttattttgttttcttttatttaagatttttataatgaatttacACAACTAttgtttatataaattatattctataaattaaatactctttgcataaaaagaaataaaaaactttaaaacttataaataactcgactactttatttatttttttaaaaaaattgcattttattgtttctttgaaaataaataattaatttctactctataaaaaaaaaattctaaacagattatgttctttttttgaaaaaaaaaagaagtattttTATCAAGTATCTACTTTATTATTTGTCCCGGGCCTCCAAAATCTCGACTCCGGCCCTGCACCCATGCCATGCAAGATTCCCTTAAAAAGaataattagaagaaaaaaaaaaaactatatactaTTTCCTCACCAATGTCGTAAAAATTGTAAGAAAATCTCTCTTGCTCCCTTTTGTGGCAATGCTATTGATTATTTAAACGTTTGAATATTCTTTTTATGTGAAATGCACATGTTGTTCAAGAGtgaacatgaataatatttgcTAATTAATTGCTggctaattataatttttaatatgggGACTAGGGACAAGCCTAGCTATGCAAGGTATTGCTTAGCCAGCTTGCACTGTTTTGTGTAATTCAGATttgaaaaatgttaatttttctgTCTTTTTTAAAGAGACAATTAATTTTTCAGTCTTTATTATAAGAGATAATTATTTAGGCTATAGACAATATATATTagttcaataaataaaaaaataaattatctcttataaaaaagattgaagggagtaattaatttttttaagggtttttctatcatgtgcaaatttgcacatgttaagaaacttaaaatactccctccggtcctttttataagaaacactttgaggAAAttttttggtcctttttataagaaactttgaccaattttcaaatattttaaatgtt from Trifolium pratense cultivar HEN17-A07 linkage group LG5, ARS_RC_1.1, whole genome shotgun sequence encodes:
- the LOC123886727 gene encoding pollen receptor-like kinase 3, whose product is MAIIASAIFHPKFFILIFNIIINFSMTCSMSEAEALLSLKNSFSNSEALDNWIANTFPCTDDDQWAGVVCYNGLVTGLRLRGMGLFGKIDVDALLELKGLRTINLMNNSFTGSIPELNRIGFLKAMYLSGNKFSGNIPRDYFQRMKSLKKVWLSNNEFTGDIPSSLAEIPHLVELHLENNQFSGNIPNFNNPSLVKIDVSNNNLEGEVPEGLMRFNQSSFQGNSGLCGEKIGTICGKPMEQTNPIGAHNMNNMPEFKNNNDNVYMNVTDKSKHRSLQIIGIVITILVLISLAIFLIMKSKKKKEKVKFDDEIGANNRQGSTNDIGSVEVQVSSGNNSISNSTNQVKKDMNVVKKTPSGSRRHSSHGSKGGIGELIMMNDDKGVFGLPDLMKASAEVLGNGGFGSSYKAVLSNGMAVVVKRTRELNGLGKDGFEAEMKRLGRVKHWNVLTPLAYHYRKDEKLVISEYVPKGSLLYLLHGDRGPSHAELDWNTRLKIVQGIAKGMHYLHTELASSDLPHGNLKSSNILLGPDYEPFLMDFGFINLVPPSSYAQTLFGYKAPEALKNNKVSPRCDVYCLGVVILEILTGKFPSQYLNTGKGGTDIVQWVASAISEGREVELLDPEISSNKKSLSEMQNLLHIGAACSESNPQKRLDMFEAIRRIEGIKTKGVHFQEQVQESRTIEVLPSLRDGFADSSQAYDNQGHFGDESRRRHGTSSVGNKDNIEFGVA